In one window of Azoarcus olearius DNA:
- a CDS encoding aspartate kinase, with translation MALIVQKYGGTSVGSPERIKNVASKVAKFRAEGHQVVVVVSAMSGETNRLIALAKDVAAKPDPRELDVVVSTGEQVTIGLLCMALQDIGVPAKSYTGAQVKILTDSAHTKARILNIDEAPIRKDLDAGAVVVVAGFQGVDEHGNITTLGRGGSDTTGVALAAALKADECQIYTDVDGVYTTDPRIVPEARKLDTITFEEMLEMASLGSKVLQIRSVEFAGKYKVKLRVLSSFQEGGQGTLITVEEDKNMEQPVISGIAFNRDEAKVTVLGVPDKPGIAYQILGPVADANLDVDMIIQNVGHDGTTDFSFTLARGDLEKAVAILEGVKTHIGARAIEGDKTMCKVSIVGVGMRSHPGVASKMFRTLAEEGINIQMISTSEIKISVAIDEKYLELAVRVLHKAFGLDQPV, from the coding sequence ATGGCACTGATAGTTCAGAAGTATGGCGGCACCTCGGTCGGCAGCCCTGAGCGCATCAAGAACGTCGCCAGCAAGGTGGCGAAGTTCCGCGCGGAGGGCCACCAGGTGGTCGTCGTGGTATCGGCGATGAGCGGTGAAACAAACCGCCTGATCGCACTGGCCAAGGATGTTGCGGCGAAGCCCGATCCGCGCGAACTCGACGTGGTCGTGTCCACCGGCGAGCAGGTCACGATCGGTCTGCTGTGCATGGCGCTGCAGGACATCGGCGTGCCGGCGAAAAGCTACACCGGCGCTCAGGTGAAGATCCTGACCGACAGCGCGCACACCAAGGCGCGCATCCTGAACATCGACGAAGCGCCGATCCGCAAGGACCTCGACGCCGGCGCGGTGGTCGTCGTGGCCGGTTTCCAGGGCGTGGACGAACACGGCAACATCACCACGCTGGGCCGTGGCGGCTCCGACACCACCGGCGTCGCCCTCGCCGCCGCACTCAAGGCGGACGAGTGCCAGATCTACACCGACGTCGACGGGGTCTACACCACCGATCCGCGCATCGTCCCCGAAGCCCGCAAGCTCGACACCATCACGTTCGAGGAAATGCTGGAAATGGCCAGCCTCGGTTCGAAGGTGCTGCAGATCCGCTCGGTCGAGTTCGCCGGCAAGTACAAGGTCAAGCTGCGCGTGCTGTCGAGCTTCCAGGAAGGAGGCCAAGGCACGCTCATCACCGTTGAGGAAGACAAGAACATGGAACAGCCCGTCATCTCCGGCATCGCCTTCAACCGCGACGAAGCCAAGGTCACCGTGCTCGGCGTGCCCGACAAGCCCGGCATCGCCTACCAGATCCTCGGCCCGGTCGCCGACGCCAACCTCGACGTCGACATGATCATCCAGAACGTCGGCCACGATGGCACCACCGACTTCTCGTTCACGCTCGCGCGCGGCGACCTGGAAAAGGCGGTCGCGATCCTGGAAGGGGTCAAGACGCATATCGGCGCGCGCGCGATCGAAGGCGACAAGACCATGTGCAAGGTCTCCATCGTTGGCGTCGGCATGCGTTCGCATCCGGGCGTGGCGTCCAAGATGTTCCGCACGCTGGCCGAAGAGGGCATCAACATCCAGATGATCTCGACCTCCGAAATCAAGATTTCCGTCGCGATCGACGAGAAGTATCTGGAACTGGCCGTGCGCGTGCTGCACAAGGCATTCGGCCTCGACCAGCCCGTCTGA
- a CDS encoding helix-turn-helix domain-containing protein: MKNSENFDVREIRRKLGMNQSQFWSKIGVTQSGGSRYESGRNIPRPVQALLRLVHIEQIDINKVKKDDVEVAEYLKATNPDLYKSLKKEAKAKRKERP, translated from the coding sequence ATGAAAAACTCGGAAAACTTCGACGTTCGAGAGATCCGCCGCAAGCTCGGCATGAACCAGTCGCAGTTCTGGTCCAAGATCGGCGTGACCCAGAGCGGCGGCTCCCGCTATGAAAGCGGGCGTAACATTCCGCGCCCCGTCCAGGCCCTGCTGCGCCTGGTCCACATCGAGCAGATCGACATCAACAAGGTCAAGAAGGACGACGTGGAAGTGGCGGAATACCTGAAGGCCACCAACCCCGACCTCTACAAGAGCCTGAAGAAGGAAGCGAAGGCCAAGCGCAAGGAACGCCCCTGA
- a CDS encoding radical SAM protein: protein MDSNAQPLIRSLTTRNHDRDLAGLTYVYPVLSRRAGGVSVGINLNPNNACNWHCAYCQVPGLTRGKAPAIDLAVLEAELRGFLAALVEGDWMVRHVPAEMRVIRDIAFSGNGEPTSADEFPEAVALVARLRDEFGLGSGGRAPGAPVPLRLITNGSLAGQARVQHGLRMLAAAGGEVWFKVDAGTPEAIERINGVRLEPASIAKHLAASATCCPTWVQTCMFRWDGQAPDEAALASYLALLSAAGIDRLQGVLLYGIARPSMQQEAGHLSPLTAEELETIGERLRRAGLTVRVSP from the coding sequence ATGGATTCCAACGCCCAGCCGCTCATTCGCAGCTTAACGACCCGCAATCATGACCGTGACCTGGCGGGGCTGACCTATGTCTATCCCGTCCTGTCGCGTCGCGCTGGTGGTGTGTCGGTCGGGATCAACCTGAATCCCAACAATGCCTGCAACTGGCATTGCGCCTATTGTCAGGTGCCGGGCCTGACGCGAGGCAAGGCGCCGGCCATCGACCTGGCGGTGCTCGAGGCGGAACTGCGCGGCTTTCTCGCGGCGCTGGTGGAGGGTGACTGGATGGTCCGGCACGTGCCGGCCGAAATGCGGGTGATCCGCGACATCGCGTTTTCCGGCAATGGCGAGCCGACCAGTGCGGATGAATTCCCGGAAGCGGTCGCGCTGGTGGCGCGTTTGCGCGACGAATTCGGCCTCGGCTCAGGTGGCCGGGCGCCGGGCGCGCCGGTGCCGCTTCGTTTGATCACGAACGGAAGCCTCGCGGGACAGGCGCGTGTCCAGCACGGGCTGCGCATGCTGGCCGCAGCAGGCGGTGAAGTGTGGTTCAAGGTTGACGCCGGAACGCCGGAGGCGATCGAACGGATCAACGGCGTTCGCCTGGAACCCGCGAGTATCGCGAAGCACCTTGCGGCGAGCGCGACGTGCTGTCCCACCTGGGTCCAGACCTGCATGTTCCGCTGGGATGGCCAGGCACCAGACGAGGCGGCTCTCGCCTCATACCTTGCGCTGCTGTCCGCGGCGGGTATCGACAGGCTGCAGGGCGTTCTGCTCTACGGCATCGCCCGGCCCTCGATGCAGCAGGAGGCCGGCCACTTGTCGCCGCTCACGGCGGAAGAACTGGAAACGATAGGCGAGCGGCTGCGGCGCGCGGGTCTGACGGTGCGCGTCAGCCCCTGA
- the queD gene encoding 6-carboxytetrahydropterin synthase QueD, translated as MRITRRLEFDAGHRIPDHASQCRHLHGHRYAIEVTLSGEIIDAAGQPVNGMVMDFGEVKRLAAEHIVSVWDHAFLVYRGDTQVADFLASMPGHKTVVLDVVPTAENLAALAFRILDPVYADSYGNQLRLERIRLYETPNCWADAIRSELPD; from the coding sequence ATGCGCATCACCCGTCGGCTGGAATTCGACGCCGGCCATCGCATTCCGGATCACGCGAGCCAGTGCCGGCACTTGCACGGCCACCGTTACGCCATCGAGGTCACGCTGTCGGGTGAGATCATCGACGCCGCGGGCCAGCCGGTCAATGGCATGGTGATGGACTTCGGCGAAGTGAAGCGGCTGGCGGCCGAGCACATCGTCAGCGTGTGGGACCACGCTTTCCTGGTCTACCGCGGCGACACCCAGGTTGCGGACTTTCTTGCCTCGATGCCGGGCCACAAGACGGTGGTGCTCGACGTGGTGCCGACCGCCGAAAACCTCGCCGCACTCGCCTTCCGCATCCTCGATCCGGTGTATGCCGACAGCTACGGCAACCAGCTGCGGCTGGAGCGGATTCGACTGTACGAAACGCCCAACTGCTGGGCCGACGCAATCCGCAGCGAACTGCCCGACTGA
- a CDS encoding fatty acid desaturase — MISGLFDLPWWGYIVVALVLTHITIASVTIFLHRHQAHRALELHPIPSHFFRFWLWLTTGMVTKEWAAIHRKHHAKCETVDDPHSPQTRGIRKVMLEGAELYRAEAKNQETLQRYGHGTPDDWLERNVYRHNVVGISLMLVINVICFGPIGLTIWAVQMAWIPFWAAGVVNGLGHYWGYRNFDCSDASTNLFPWGILIGGEELHNNHHSFATSAKLSAKWYEFDIGWMYIRSMEILRLAKARKTIPQPRFGEAKRIVDFDTLQAVITHRYDVMTRYVASLKHTCSEEIEKLKLTHGSKFDAKAFRRWVLSGEERHLEAGEKQQLEIMLKDSKALSTVVAMREELAALWARSNATREQLLGQLHDWIARAEQSGIQQLQDFSLRLRRYAV; from the coding sequence TCTGCACCGTCACCAGGCCCACCGTGCGCTGGAACTGCATCCCATCCCCAGTCACTTCTTCCGCTTCTGGCTGTGGCTGACCACCGGCATGGTGACCAAGGAGTGGGCGGCCATCCACCGCAAGCATCATGCGAAATGCGAGACGGTGGATGACCCGCATAGCCCGCAGACGCGCGGCATCAGGAAGGTGATGCTCGAAGGCGCCGAGCTCTACCGCGCCGAGGCGAAGAACCAGGAAACCCTGCAGCGCTACGGTCACGGCACGCCCGACGACTGGCTGGAGCGCAATGTGTATCGCCACAACGTCGTGGGCATCTCGCTGATGCTGGTGATCAACGTGATCTGCTTCGGTCCGATCGGTCTGACGATCTGGGCGGTGCAGATGGCGTGGATTCCGTTCTGGGCCGCGGGCGTGGTCAACGGCCTCGGCCATTACTGGGGCTATCGCAATTTCGACTGCTCCGACGCGTCAACCAACCTCTTCCCGTGGGGCATCCTGATCGGCGGGGAGGAACTCCACAACAATCACCACAGCTTCGCCACCTCGGCCAAGCTGTCGGCGAAGTGGTATGAGTTCGACATCGGCTGGATGTACATCCGCAGCATGGAAATCCTGCGGCTGGCGAAGGCGCGCAAGACGATTCCGCAACCGCGCTTCGGCGAGGCCAAGCGCATCGTCGATTTCGACACGCTGCAGGCCGTCATCACCCATCGCTACGACGTGATGACGCGCTACGTGGCCAGCCTGAAGCACACCTGCAGCGAGGAAATCGAGAAGCTGAAGCTGACGCACGGCAGCAAGTTCGACGCCAAGGCCTTCCGCCGTTGGGTGCTGTCGGGCGAGGAGCGCCATCTCGAAGCGGGTGAGAAGCAGCAGCTGGAGATCATGCTGAAGGACAGCAAGGCCTTGTCCACCGTGGTAGCGATGCGCGAGGAACTGGCTGCGCTGTGGGCGCGCTCGAACGCCACGCGCGAACAGCTGCTGGGGCAACTGCACGACTGGATCGCGCGCGCCGAACAAAGCGGCATCCAGCAACTGCAGGACTTCTCGTTGCGGCTGCGGCGCTACGCGGTTTGA